Below is a window of Quercus robur chromosome 6, dhQueRobu3.1, whole genome shotgun sequence DNA.
aaacttgaaaatgaccaaagtactccTAAAATcctataaaattaccaaattaccccCTAAACCTATTAAATGACCGAAAtgcccttgaaacctaaaaaatcatcaaatatgctaaaaaaacactaaaaatgtccaaaacacaccctaaacctaaaaaataataaaaatacctctaaaacctaaaatatcaccaaatatgctaaaaaaaacccactaaaattatcaaattacctcctaaacctaaaaaatgactaaaataccccaaaaacctaaatatgaccaaaatatcccttgaaaccaaaaaattaccaaaataccccctacaACTAAagaaaagaccaaaataccccctaaaacctaaaaaatgaacaaaatacccctgaaatctaaaaaatgatcaaaattcccctctaaacctataaaatgatcaaaatacccctgaaacctaaaatttaccaaaatatccataaactttaaaaatgaccgaaatacctttgaaaccttaaaaatgaccaaaatatccataaactttaaaaatgaccgaaatatctttgaaaccttaaaaatgaccaaaatacccccccggtccaaaaaaatttaaaattaccaaaatatatataagatgagTTTCAGTTAtacttggtgtaactctaaagaattacacattttttaaaccattggatttaagtagatctaatgatcaaaacaagacccttattaatgctaatattttaattgatctTTATTTATTACTCTTATTTAATACATTCCATATTTATttctgtaaagttgtgatttacaactatgttttatgttgactttattctatgacaaaaagtgttataattgctttaattttattccttgtattctgtgggattttattgtattgggtttagtattaagttggtgaagactcaagctaaattgaaaattatgtgGATTTTGCGAGAAGCTCACAAGGAGCTAACCCATGAAAGAGctacgtgagaagcacatgattGGAAGCGGAAGAGTCATGCCATGCTATCAAGCTCGCGACAAGCTAACCTGCGAAAGTgccatgtgagaagcacatgactggaagcatAAGAGTCATGTCAGGCTGTCagtttcgcgagtgtctcgcgggtaaaGCCTTTCCACGAGATAGTCACAAAACATTGTACCTAGAGGTTATTTTAgagtgactttcttacccttcacccatactatatataccttcattacccacaaaagtaaagaaggctattcagagagaaaaacactagatatgttttctacaacacacacccatcttttagagagagagctactcatctttagtgagaaatcattctagtctcttctccttccctctcccattgtcatacattgagaggagatttgtatccaaacacaacccacacattttcaaagtgtagaaagtgttttggagcttaggAAGTTTTGGGGATTTGTCAAAAGAAGTtggtgaggcttggcggatgcaatcgggtgtATTGTGGGATCCAGAAAACTAGACAAGACACGATTCTgagaagtcttgttggagtaggagtttggagggttTAGATaaattgggtagattaggcttggagggtctcttgctattcgtgtattccaacttattgtctagtggatcgatttactgCTTGGAAGGGGGAGGAGaagtttttcgccgagttctttggtttcctcttcaataacatcGCCGTGTTATAttgtgtttgcatttctctttccttactcttgtgctttacttttattatttgttgttcaTTTTTATGCACTTGAGTAGTATTGGTTGattgcgcttcatttactcttatttccacacttagataaattagagtaaaagcaatctagccgtaatcttttaattgggggtctaaacagctcttgtgtctTCACACAAATctgagctttcaattggtatcagaacgggtacacttgttttggtttcattacctaagtgtgatctttgaccccttgtgtgttttgccataGATAATACTTTGTATGCTTCCATGCATGTTTTGGTTGATGATGAGTGTAACATGCCATGTATtcgtgaaaatgtctctatgagcGATAATCCTCATGACTGTGATATTAcatgaatctatgggtgttgatattcctaacatcaaactcttgaagaaagaggctaagaagtttcatatgaatttgagcaagtttcattgtgaaaatgatgatttgattgttaagctcaatgaatccaataaattggttgaaaaatataagaagcttgctgaaaattttcttgaaaagctgaaagagtttgaatgtttaaatatGGACTTGGTTGCTAAACTTGTCTTGTCTAATAAACtagttgatgatcttaaatgtgaaaatgaatctcttaagatgtatgccaagtgtttgattacTGAATCTATTgcaaaaaatgatgaaaatatttgttgcaatcatgttgtggtatccgattttgtgcctattgtgtgttttACCTCAAAGGataaatcggtgtacattcttccacacaaaagaaatcaaaaagtggagagaaaggctcttaagccaaagcctctgtttaggtctcaacctgaggttttggatggatctaagtttgttccaacttgccaccattgtggtgtgattggctatataagacctcaatgtccaAAGTTgagagaacaaaaccatattgctagatcctttcccaaaaagtctagtggacctaaacacatta
It encodes the following:
- the LOC126733317 gene encoding uncharacterized protein LOC126733317, encoding MTVILHESMGVDIPNIKLLKKEAKKFHMNLSKFHCENDDLIVKLNESNKLVEKYKKLAENFLEKLKEFECLNMDLVAKLVLSNKLVDDLKCENESLKMYAKCLITESIAKNDENICCNHVVVSDFVPIVCFTSKDKSVYILPHKRNQKVERKALKPKPLFRSQPEVLDGSKFVPTCHHCGVIGYIRPQCPKLREQNHIARSFPKKSSGPKHIIYNHCGVFDHLIRLYCSKFQAFKQIKRKEKLELLGSCAMKVKPDLGETGKLLKKVFDVLTSLSMCISGSHSSNPRITSYETLIPKNCFVWMRKDSYG